A DNA window from Actinokineospora baliensis contains the following coding sequences:
- a CDS encoding AsnC family protein yields MGVTDPVDARLLGVVAEMGRAAVHEVAARLGMDPREAAARLVALSGSGLPLLVGVECDPNGLRAALARMSAPMGYPPQPGYAQPYPQAAPQPVAPQAAAPQPMAPQYLPPQDPYAYQQPPSGPIRTGPPSQPFPVPTGPPSQPFPAVSEPISTWGPPQSSSWARGDQPAGGGPMDRTQPAVRASRQGKIGASLETSGLEGERLAIQLVEVVDPADYLFTAAGYRLQPGERSIVVHTELTNRGTVPFATLPDLYLVLVSPDGQSITKAPVSLSSRPPHRIGVQPGEIASGHTVYVVPEQTVISSVRWSPRPDEEALTLTWTVD; encoded by the coding sequence GTGGGCGTGACGGATCCGGTTGACGCCCGCCTGCTCGGTGTTGTGGCCGAGATGGGCAGGGCCGCGGTGCACGAGGTCGCCGCGCGGTTGGGCATGGACCCCAGGGAGGCAGCCGCGCGGTTGGTGGCGCTGTCCGGCTCGGGGCTCCCCCTGCTGGTCGGCGTCGAGTGCGACCCCAACGGCCTGCGGGCCGCGCTGGCGCGGATGTCCGCGCCCATGGGCTACCCGCCCCAACCCGGCTACGCGCAGCCGTACCCGCAAGCCGCACCGCAACCGGTGGCACCGCAAGCCGCCGCACCGCAACCCATGGCGCCGCAGTACCTGCCGCCGCAGGACCCCTACGCCTACCAGCAGCCGCCGAGCGGACCGATCCGCACCGGCCCGCCGAGCCAGCCGTTCCCGGTGCCGACGGGTCCGCCGAGCCAGCCGTTCCCCGCGGTCAGCGAGCCGATCAGCACGTGGGGCCCGCCGCAGAGTTCCAGTTGGGCGCGCGGCGACCAGCCCGCGGGCGGTGGCCCCATGGACCGCACGCAACCCGCGGTGCGGGCGTCGCGGCAGGGCAAGATCGGGGCGTCGCTGGAGACCTCCGGCCTGGAGGGCGAGCGCCTGGCGATCCAACTCGTCGAGGTCGTCGACCCCGCCGACTACCTGTTCACCGCCGCGGGCTACCGGTTGCAGCCGGGCGAGCGGTCGATCGTGGTGCACACCGAGTTGACCAACCGCGGCACGGTGCCGTTCGCGACGCTGCCGGACCTGTACCTGGTGCTGGTCAGCCCGGACGGCCAGTCCATCACCAAGGCCCCGGTGTCGCTGTCGTCGCGGCCGCCGCACCGGATCGGGGTGCAGCCCGGCGAGATCGCCAGCGGCCACACGGTGTACGTGGTGCCGGAGCAGACGGTGATCAGCTCGGTGCGCTGGAGCCCGCGCCCGGACGAGGAAGCGCTGACGCTGACGTGGACGGTCGACTAG
- a CDS encoding RluA family pseudouridine synthase, with protein MRVDAGLSKLLGLSRTVVAALAEAGDVLVDGHPAGKSDRLLAGSWLEVTLPEPERPIEVKAIEVEGMVILHQDDDVVVVDKPVGVAAHPSPGWSGPTVIGGLAAAGVRVSTSGAAERQGVVHRLDVGTTGVMVVAKSEHAYTVLKRAFKERTVEKRYHALVQGHPDPSVGTIDAPIDRHPRHDYRWAVVAGGKPSITHYETIEAFRAASLMDVKLETGRTHQIRVHFSALKHPCVGDLTYGSDPVLAKRLGLTRQWLHARSLGFHHPADGRWVEFTSDYPPDLAAALAVLEADY; from the coding sequence ATGCGCGTCGACGCGGGACTGTCCAAGCTGCTCGGCCTGTCCCGCACGGTCGTCGCCGCCCTCGCCGAAGCGGGCGACGTGCTGGTCGACGGCCACCCCGCCGGGAAGTCGGACCGGTTGCTGGCCGGGTCCTGGCTGGAGGTGACCCTGCCCGAGCCGGAGCGGCCGATCGAGGTCAAGGCCATCGAGGTCGAGGGCATGGTGATCCTGCACCAGGACGACGACGTCGTCGTGGTGGACAAACCGGTCGGCGTCGCCGCCCACCCCAGCCCCGGCTGGAGCGGACCGACGGTGATCGGCGGGCTCGCCGCGGCAGGCGTGCGCGTGTCGACCTCGGGCGCGGCCGAACGCCAAGGGGTCGTGCACCGCCTCGACGTCGGCACCACCGGTGTGATGGTGGTGGCCAAGAGCGAGCACGCGTACACGGTCCTCAAGCGCGCGTTCAAGGAGAGGACTGTCGAGAAGCGCTACCACGCCCTCGTGCAGGGCCACCCGGATCCGAGCGTGGGCACCATCGACGCCCCCATCGACCGCCACCCGCGGCACGACTACCGGTGGGCGGTCGTGGCGGGCGGAAAGCCGAGCATCACGCACTACGAGACGATCGAGGCGTTCCGCGCCGCGTCGCTGATGGACGTCAAACTGGAGACCGGTCGCACCCACCAGATCCGCGTCCACTTCTCCGCCCTCAAACACCCCTGCGTCGGAGACCTCACCTACGGGTCCGACCCGGTGCTGGCCAAGAGGCTCGGGCTGACCAGGCAGTGGCTGCACGCCCGGTCGCTCGGCTTCCACCACCCGGCGGACGGCCGGTGGGTGGAGTTCACCAGCGACTACCCACCGGACCTGGCGGCCGCACTGGCGGTCCTGGAAGCCGACTACTAG
- the lspA gene encoding signal peptidase II: MSAERDDDRPVDDRPVTEVEPEPDQAPPLPRRRGLILVVAALLVYAADLVTKIIVTATLEGEAPIRLLGGAVYLQLVRNPGAAFSMATGMTWLFTLIAAGVVVAIIWIMPKLRSVGWALGLGLVLAGAMGNLTDRIFRAPSVFHGHVVDFVSVFAPNGDYFPLFNVADAGISVGGALIVLMALLGRDYDGSIVTKKPKGEKA; the protein is encoded by the coding sequence GTGAGCGCTGAACGTGACGACGACCGCCCGGTGGACGACCGCCCGGTGACCGAGGTCGAACCCGAGCCGGACCAGGCCCCCCCGCTGCCGCGCAGGCGCGGCCTGATCCTGGTCGTCGCGGCGCTGCTGGTCTACGCGGCCGACCTGGTCACCAAGATCATCGTCACCGCCACGCTGGAGGGCGAGGCGCCGATCCGGCTGCTCGGCGGCGCGGTCTACCTGCAGCTGGTGCGCAACCCCGGCGCCGCGTTCTCCATGGCGACCGGCATGACCTGGCTGTTCACCCTGATCGCGGCCGGGGTGGTGGTGGCCATCATCTGGATCATGCCCAAGCTGCGCTCGGTCGGCTGGGCGCTGGGCCTTGGCCTGGTCCTGGCCGGGGCGATGGGCAACCTGACCGACCGGATCTTCCGCGCCCCCTCGGTGTTCCACGGCCACGTGGTCGACTTCGTGTCGGTGTTCGCCCCCAACGGCGACTACTTCCCGCTGTTCAACGTCGCCGACGCGGGCATCTCCGTCGGCGGCGCGCTGATCGTGCTGATGGCCCTGCTCGGCCGCGACTACGACGGCAGCATCGTCACCAAGAAGCCGAAGGGGGAGAAGGCGTGA
- a CDS encoding aminotransferase class V-fold PLP-dependent enzyme, with product MTLAVPTARVEQAPLPTPTVPAVAGARLRVPLVDGRTVPYANLDHAASAPCLDAVRDAVDELLPWYASVHRGAGFASQVSTKVYERARRVLRRFVGAHDTDTVVFTRNTTDSLNLLAKALPRATSVVLFDTEHHAALLPWRGPNVLRVQTPAVAIDAVAVLDEALRSTPVGPRLVVLTAASNVTGEVWPIKALSAVARSHGARIVLDAAQLAPHRPIDIRALDVDYVVLSGHKLYAPFGSGALIGRADWLKAAEPYLVGGGATAQVVDRGDQLGVAWAAVPERHEAGSPNVVGAHALAVACETLAKDWDAVIAHERALLRRLRAGLATVPGLRSLSLFGAEHDRVGVVSFTIDGVEAGLVAAVLSAEHGIGVRDGAFCAHIATRRLLDRAGAQEERAVRISLGLGTRAEHVDRVVAALRTLVADGPAVPYALVEGRWAPVDDQRGLPAFLAE from the coding sequence ATGACGCTCGCTGTACCCACCGCCCGTGTCGAGCAGGCGCCCCTGCCCACGCCCACCGTGCCCGCCGTGGCCGGAGCGCGCTTGCGGGTTCCGCTGGTCGACGGCCGCACGGTGCCTTACGCCAACCTCGACCACGCTGCTAGCGCGCCCTGTCTTGACGCGGTTCGCGACGCGGTCGACGAATTGCTGCCCTGGTACGCCAGCGTGCACCGCGGGGCCGGGTTCGCTTCCCAGGTCAGCACCAAGGTCTATGAGCGTGCGCGCCGCGTGCTGCGCCGGTTCGTCGGTGCCCACGACACCGACACCGTGGTGTTCACCCGCAACACCACCGACAGCCTCAACCTCTTGGCGAAGGCCCTGCCCAGGGCGACTTCGGTCGTCCTGTTCGACACCGAGCACCACGCCGCGCTGCTGCCGTGGCGCGGACCGAACGTGCTGCGCGTGCAGACCCCTGCTGTCGCTATCGACGCGGTCGCCGTTCTGGACGAAGCGCTGCGGTCGACGCCGGTCGGGCCGCGGTTGGTTGTGTTGACCGCCGCGTCCAACGTCACCGGTGAGGTATGGCCGATCAAGGCTCTTAGCGCGGTCGCCCGCTCGCACGGTGCCCGGATCGTTCTCGACGCGGCGCAGTTGGCTCCGCATCGGCCTATAGACATCCGTGCACTCGACGTCGACTACGTCGTCCTCTCCGGACACAAGCTCTACGCCCCGTTTGGCTCCGGAGCGCTTATTGGCCGCGCGGACTGGCTTAAGGCCGCCGAGCCGTACCTGGTCGGCGGCGGCGCTACCGCTCAGGTCGTGGACCGGGGCGATCAGCTCGGTGTCGCGTGGGCTGCCGTGCCCGAGCGGCACGAAGCCGGGTCGCCCAATGTCGTCGGCGCCCACGCCCTCGCGGTGGCGTGCGAGACCTTGGCGAAGGACTGGGACGCGGTCATCGCCCACGAACGCGCCTTGCTGCGCCGGTTGCGCGCCGGTCTCGCGACCGTGCCCGGTCTTCGGTCGCTGAGCCTGTTCGGCGCCGAGCACGACCGGGTCGGCGTCGTCAGCTTCACCATTGACGGCGTCGAGGCGGGCTTGGTCGCGGCCGTGCTGTCGGCCGAGCACGGCATCGGGGTGCGCGACGGCGCGTTCTGCGCGCACATCGCGACCCGCAGGCTGCTGGACCGCGCGGGCGCGCAGGAGGAGCGCGCGGTGCGGATCAGCCTCGGCCTCGGCACCCGCGCCGAGCACGTCGACCGGGTCGTCGCCGCGTTGCGCACCCTGGTCGCCGACGGTCCCGCGGTGCCGTACGCGCTGGTCGAGGGCCGGTGGGCGCCGGTGGACGACCAGCGCGGGCTGCCCGCTTTCCTGGCCGAATAG
- a CDS encoding potassium/proton antiporter, which yields MRELTFALGIGAAVLLVAVFAVRASVRLGLPSLLLYLGLGLVIGEAGLGIEFSNAELTQSLGLAALVLILAEGGLTTRWREVKSALLPGIALSTVAVVITIVVTGAGLHWILGFDWRLALLWGAVLASTDAAAVFSVLRRLSVSRRLVGSLELESGINDAPSYIAVVVLASADDVDWLLSLTAAYELSAGAAIGLVLGWIGSHGLRRAALPATGLYPLATVAVCVLAFAAGQSVHASGLLATYLAALVLGNARLPHRSDTLSFAEGLGWLAQIGLFVLLGLFASPSRLLDAIVPGLVAGAVITLIARPLSVVISMLPFRMPWREQVFLSWAGLRGAVPIVLAMIPLSQNVPGAQRLVDAVFVLVIVLTLVQGTTLGALARVLGLDGGARTKEVEVDVATLDELDAELLQLTIPEGSKLHGVYLSELRLPAGATVSLVARGGQGFTPVSTTRLQEGDQVLIVATQQAKPATEQRIRAVDRAGRYARWRGETGEG from the coding sequence GTGCGGGAGCTGACCTTCGCGTTGGGGATCGGTGCGGCCGTGCTGCTGGTCGCGGTCTTCGCGGTACGGGCCTCGGTCCGGCTCGGCTTGCCGTCGTTGTTGCTCTACCTCGGACTCGGGCTGGTCATCGGCGAGGCGGGGCTGGGCATCGAGTTCTCGAACGCGGAGCTGACCCAGTCGCTGGGGCTGGCCGCGCTGGTGCTCATCCTCGCCGAGGGCGGGCTCACCACCCGCTGGCGCGAGGTCAAGTCCGCGCTGCTGCCGGGGATCGCACTGTCCACAGTGGCGGTGGTGATCACCATCGTCGTCACCGGCGCCGGGCTGCACTGGATACTCGGCTTCGACTGGCGGCTCGCCCTGCTCTGGGGCGCCGTCCTCGCGTCAACGGACGCCGCCGCGGTGTTCAGCGTGCTGCGCAGGCTTTCCGTGTCGCGCAGGCTGGTCGGCTCCTTGGAGCTCGAGAGCGGCATCAACGACGCGCCCAGCTACATCGCCGTCGTGGTTCTCGCCTCCGCGGATGACGTCGACTGGCTGCTGTCGCTCACCGCCGCCTACGAGCTCTCCGCCGGTGCCGCTATAGGCCTCGTTCTCGGTTGGATCGGTTCGCACGGCTTGCGGAGGGCGGCGCTACCGGCGACCGGCCTGTACCCGCTGGCCACGGTGGCCGTGTGCGTGTTGGCCTTCGCCGCGGGCCAGAGCGTCCACGCGTCAGGGCTGCTCGCGACCTACCTCGCCGCTCTGGTGCTGGGCAACGCCAGGTTGCCCCACCGCTCGGACACCCTCTCCTTCGCCGAAGGGCTGGGCTGGCTGGCCCAGATCGGCCTCTTCGTCCTCTTGGGACTCTTCGCGTCGCCGTCGCGGTTGCTCGACGCGATCGTGCCCGGTCTGGTCGCGGGCGCGGTCATCACGCTGATCGCGCGGCCGCTGTCGGTCGTGATCTCCATGCTGCCGTTCCGCATGCCCTGGCGAGAACAGGTCTTCCTCTCGTGGGCCGGTTTGCGCGGTGCGGTTCCGATCGTGCTCGCGATGATCCCGCTCTCGCAGAACGTGCCGGGCGCGCAGCGGTTGGTGGACGCGGTCTTCGTCCTCGTGATCGTGCTGACCCTCGTGCAGGGCACGACACTCGGCGCACTGGCGCGGGTGCTAGGACTCGACGGCGGTGCCCGCACCAAGGAGGTCGAGGTGGACGTGGCCACGCTCGACGAACTCGACGCCGAGCTGCTGCAGTTGACCATCCCCGAGGGGTCCAAGCTGCACGGCGTCTACCTGTCCGAGCTGCGCTTGCCCGCCGGGGCGACCGTCAGCCTCGTGGCGAGGGGTGGCCAAGGCTTCACCCCGGTGTCCACCACCCGCCTGCAAGAGGGCGACCAAGTCCTGATCGTGGCCACCCAGCAGGCCAAGCCCGCCACCGAGCAACGCATCCGCGCCGTCGACCGCGCGGGCCGCTACGCGCGGTGGCGGGGCGAAACCGGCGAGGGGTGA
- a CDS encoding DUF167 domain-containing protein — MTGFRFGVRVKPGARRESVGGRWGEDGALVVAVRAGAVEGKANDAVLRALAAAFGVPRRDVVIVAGEWGRDKVVAIDPEPAGADEVLQRLLGATS, encoded by the coding sequence GTGACGGGGTTCCGGTTCGGGGTGCGGGTCAAGCCGGGTGCGCGGCGCGAATCGGTCGGTGGTCGGTGGGGCGAGGACGGGGCGCTGGTGGTCGCCGTGCGGGCGGGGGCGGTCGAGGGGAAGGCCAACGACGCGGTGCTGCGGGCGCTTGCGGCGGCATTCGGGGTGCCGCGCCGGGACGTGGTGATCGTGGCGGGGGAGTGGGGGCGGGACAAGGTCGTGGCGATCGACCCGGAGCCCGCTGGAGCGGACGAGGTGCTGCAGCGGCTGCTGGGAGCCACTTCGTGA